Part of the bacterium genome is shown below.
CCACCTCAACCGTCTATTTACTACCCATCTCCAAAACCATCACCTCCCCCAAAGGGAAAAGAGGTAGATACTACTTCGGCTGTCCATAAAGAACTTCTGGAGATAAAGGCAAAAATGGAGAGTATGCTTGGCGAAGTCCGAGGCGGCAAAGGACCTACTTACAAATATCCAGGTAAATCAGGAGAGTTATACATCCGATTACTCCAGAATGAAGTGGATGAAACATTATCTGAAACATTAATTAAAAGAGTAATTGCGGAATCACCAGGACCTCTTTTAGAAGACGAATATTTTATCGAAGAAAGACTCAGAAATCATATTAGTAGTCTGATTAAAATAGGTAGTCCTATTCAACTTGTTGATGGTAGTCCAAAGATAATCTGTTTAATCGGTCCAACAGGCATTGGTAAGACAACAACATTAGCTAAATTAGCCGCAGATTTTGCCTTTGAAAAGCGTAAAAAGGTAGCGATTATAACCGTTGATACATACCGTATTGCGGCTGTCGAGCAACTCAAGGCTTATGCCGAGATATTAAATCTACCATTAGAGGTCGTATTTACGCCTTCTGAATTTAAAACGGCTATTGATAAGTCCTCTGATTCTAATCTGATTTTGATTGATACCGCCGGCAGGTCTCAACGAAATTCTATGCAATTAGTTGAACTAAAAAGCTTTATTGATTCCGCCGGCTATCGTCTTGAGATTTTTCTACTATTAAGTGCCACGACCAAGGATAAAGAATTAATTGATATTGTTGATAATTTTAAAAAGGTCTCTTTTCATAAACTCATATTTACGAAATTGGATGAAACGGTTACCTTTGGTCCAATATTGAATCTTTCAACACAGATTCCACAAGGGATAGCTTATGTTACTACGGGACAGAATGTTCCTGAAGATATTGAAGAGGCTAATGCCAATAAATTGGCGAAATTGATTATACAGTA
Proteins encoded:
- the flhF gene encoding flagellar biosynthesis protein FlhF, which codes for MMKYKTYEALTLQQAILKMTIDLGKDALLVSHRNIRKGGVWGLFGQKMVEVTAAVPMKSVPVPPTLPKTSQIITSSATPPPAQRVIYSTPTPPQPSIYYPSPKPSPPPKGKEVDTTSAVHKELLEIKAKMESMLGEVRGGKGPTYKYPGKSGELYIRLLQNEVDETLSETLIKRVIAESPGPLLEDEYFIEERLRNHISSLIKIGSPIQLVDGSPKIICLIGPTGIGKTTTLAKLAADFAFEKRKKVAIITVDTYRIAAVEQLKAYAEILNLPLEVVFTPSEFKTAIDKSSDSNLILIDTAGRSQRNSMQLVELKSFIDSAGYRLEIFLLLSATTKDKELIDIVDNFKKVSFHKLIFTKLDETVTFGPILNLSTQIPQGIAYVTTGQNVPEDIEEANANKLAKLIIQ